In Microbacterium esteraromaticum, the following proteins share a genomic window:
- a CDS encoding beta-N-acetylhexosaminidase: MVFPVVAGLVPAPSSVAIGDGVLPLLPGMTVTGPSSASERLRDAVARRTGIRLQLADDPAEAAVVLRVDADIADAEGYTLTVGDRVEIAGGADAGVFYGVETLLQLLTDGDEGWAWPTARIADAPRFEHRGVMIDVARRFFPVDEVKTVIDRAAALKLNRLHLHLSDDQAWRIQIDSWPLLTERASGFAADPGDQGGFYTKEDFREIVSHAASRHVVVIPEIDLPGHTHAVGVAYPELVEEPHLHPALLADAERLGHALPVKGEPYIGWGVGHSSLRIHEERTWDFVRDVLTEIAEISPGPWIHIGGDESLGTSADDFALAIERATSIVRDLGRTPIAWHEAGAAPALADGSVGQYWGLLEPEATHASHAARFVARGGKVVLSPADAVYLDMKYDADFPLGLAWAGTVSVERAHGWDPTALLDVPADAIAGIEAPLWTETVRSLPDAELLMYPRIAAAAELAWSRAGSDQHSWEEFRTRLGRLSPLWQSERIRFHPVDEIPWSAR, encoded by the coding sequence ATGGTCTTTCCTGTTGTGGCGGGGCTCGTGCCTGCGCCCTCGTCCGTCGCCATCGGCGACGGCGTCCTGCCCCTTCTGCCCGGCATGACCGTGACGGGCCCGTCGTCCGCATCGGAAAGGCTTCGGGATGCTGTCGCGCGGCGCACCGGCATCCGCCTCCAGCTCGCAGACGACCCGGCCGAGGCCGCCGTCGTCCTGCGCGTGGACGCCGACATCGCGGATGCCGAGGGATACACGCTCACGGTCGGCGATCGCGTCGAGATCGCGGGCGGCGCTGATGCCGGCGTCTTCTACGGCGTCGAGACCCTGCTGCAGCTGCTGACCGACGGCGATGAGGGCTGGGCATGGCCCACCGCGCGCATCGCGGACGCGCCGCGATTCGAACATCGCGGCGTCATGATCGACGTCGCGCGCCGCTTCTTCCCCGTCGACGAGGTGAAGACCGTCATCGATCGTGCCGCCGCGCTCAAGCTGAACCGCCTTCACCTGCATCTCAGCGATGACCAGGCCTGGCGGATCCAGATCGACTCCTGGCCCCTGCTCACCGAGCGCGCCTCCGGGTTCGCGGCCGACCCCGGCGACCAGGGCGGCTTCTACACGAAAGAGGACTTCCGCGAGATCGTCTCGCACGCGGCATCCCGCCACGTCGTCGTGATCCCCGAGATCGACCTGCCTGGCCATACCCATGCCGTCGGAGTCGCCTACCCTGAGCTCGTCGAAGAGCCGCATCTGCACCCGGCTCTGCTCGCCGACGCCGAACGACTCGGCCACGCGCTCCCGGTGAAGGGCGAGCCCTACATCGGCTGGGGTGTCGGCCACTCGAGCCTGCGCATCCACGAGGAGCGCACCTGGGACTTCGTGCGCGACGTGCTCACCGAGATCGCCGAGATCTCACCAGGCCCTTGGATCCACATCGGCGGCGACGAGTCGCTCGGCACCTCCGCCGACGACTTCGCCCTTGCGATCGAGCGCGCCACGTCGATCGTGCGCGACCTCGGTCGCACCCCGATCGCATGGCACGAGGCGGGGGCCGCGCCTGCACTGGCCGACGGCTCGGTCGGGCAGTACTGGGGCCTGCTCGAGCCAGAAGCGACGCACGCGTCGCACGCGGCCCGCTTCGTCGCACGCGGCGGCAAGGTCGTGCTCTCTCCGGCCGACGCCGTGTACCTCGACATGAAGTATGACGCCGACTTCCCCCTCGGTCTCGCGTGGGCGGGCACGGTGAGCGTGGAAAGGGCGCATGGGTGGGATCCGACCGCGCTGCTCGACGTTCCTGCGGATGCGATCGCCGGCATCGAGGCGCCGCTGTGGACCGAGACCGTGCGCAGCCTGCCCGATGCCGAGCTGCTGATGTACCCGCGCATCGCGGCCGCCGCTGAGCTCGCCTGGTCGCGGGCGGGCTCCGACCAGCACAGCTGGGAGGAGTTCCG
- the glyA gene encoding serine hydroxymethyltransferase codes for MTDRYFNAPLAEVDPEIAEVLDRELKRQQTFLEMIASENFVPVSVLQSQGSVLTNKYAEGYPGRRYYGGCEEVDVAEELAIARAKQLFGSEFANVQPHSGATANAAVLHAIARPGDTLLGLSLDQGGHLTHGMKINFSGRLYDIVAYGVNPETSTIDMDEVRRLAIEHKPKVIIAGWSAYPRTLDFAAFRAIADEVGALLWVDMAHFAGLVAAGLHPNPVPHAHVVSSTVHKTIGGPRSGFILTNDADIAKKINSAVFPGQQGGPLMHVIAAKATAFKIAGTPEFKERQERVLRGAAIIADRLSQQDVKEAGIAVRSGGTDVHLVLVDLRDAEIDGKQAEDLLHEIHITVNRNAVPNDPRPPMVTSGLRIGTPALATRGFGDAEFTEVADVIALALQPGADVEALRARVDALAGAFPLYPDLQQ; via the coding sequence ATGACCGACCGCTACTTCAACGCCCCGCTCGCCGAGGTCGACCCCGAGATCGCCGAGGTGCTCGACCGGGAGCTGAAGCGCCAGCAGACGTTCCTCGAGATGATCGCATCCGAGAACTTCGTGCCAGTGTCCGTGCTGCAGTCGCAGGGCTCCGTTCTCACCAACAAGTACGCCGAGGGCTACCCGGGGCGTCGCTACTACGGCGGGTGCGAAGAGGTCGACGTCGCCGAGGAGCTGGCGATCGCCCGCGCCAAGCAGCTGTTCGGCTCGGAGTTCGCCAACGTCCAGCCGCACTCGGGCGCCACGGCCAACGCCGCCGTGCTGCACGCCATCGCCCGCCCCGGGGACACACTGCTCGGCCTCTCGCTCGATCAGGGCGGCCACCTGACGCACGGCATGAAGATCAACTTCTCCGGCCGCCTGTACGACATCGTCGCCTACGGGGTGAACCCCGAGACCTCGACCATCGACATGGACGAGGTGCGTCGCCTGGCCATCGAGCACAAGCCGAAGGTCATCATCGCCGGGTGGTCGGCGTACCCCCGCACCCTCGACTTCGCCGCCTTCCGCGCGATCGCCGACGAGGTCGGCGCGCTGCTCTGGGTCGACATGGCGCACTTCGCAGGCCTCGTCGCCGCCGGCCTGCACCCCAACCCCGTGCCGCACGCGCACGTCGTCTCGTCGACCGTGCACAAGACCATCGGCGGCCCGCGCTCGGGCTTCATCCTCACCAACGACGCCGACATCGCCAAGAAGATCAACTCGGCCGTGTTCCCCGGTCAGCAGGGCGGTCCGCTCATGCACGTGATCGCCGCGAAGGCGACCGCGTTCAAGATCGCAGGAACCCCTGAGTTCAAGGAGCGCCAGGAGCGCGTGCTGCGCGGCGCGGCGATCATCGCCGACCGCCTCTCGCAGCAGGACGTCAAGGAGGCCGGCATCGCCGTGCGCTCGGGCGGCACCGACGTGCACCTCGTGCTCGTCGATCTTCGCGACGCCGAGATCGACGGCAAGCAGGCCGAAGACCTGCTGCACGAGATCCACATCACCGTGAACCGCAACGCCGTGCCGAACGACCCCCGCCCGCCGATGGTCACCTCGGGCCTGCGCATCGGCACCCCGGCGCTCGCGACCCGCGGGTTCGGTGACGCCGAGTTCACCGAGGTCGCCGACGTGATCGCCCTCGCCCTGCAGCCCGGAGCCGACGTCGAGGCGCTGCGCGCCCGCGTCGACGCCCTCGCCGGCGCGTTCCCGCTCTACCCGGACCTGCAGCAGTAA